From Brassica oleracea var. oleracea cultivar TO1000 chromosome C3, BOL, whole genome shotgun sequence, a single genomic window includes:
- the LOC106331770 gene encoding uncharacterized protein LOC106331770, whose product MHLPWKKSKSGRISRLVSDLQQSPKHGGSLFVETGFPTSLIDLFVKNRHRLKKSSSKRNSKAQTQTAHTTRPRVLSPPLPQKLDPASVTEDLTASKIDESLVNGSGLTSENRHDGDTNHGVGNGGNRGGGCCVLMVVVLALSTKKVAVGITISAFALLFLELAVARVFTLIYPCSDAKLIGKKNGEERKNKVSFEIIESFQDSRDCIEEIQFPAPEERDVVLTKEKSKSAKLKSKIVPKKLRSYKKKKKEKQEAEGVEVEIVQDDDESVTEVSRLYSEDRIESQISERDETGSNPPKLLESCEEEEESGSKGDLTKVIVLIVISLAGLCSGKVLAIALTLSWCLILRFVCCKSRTSLSTHQK is encoded by the coding sequence ATGCATTTGCCTTGGAAGAAATCGAAATCGGGTCGGATCTCCAGATTGGTATCGGACCTCCAGCAATCTCCCAAACACGGTGGATCTCTCTTCGTGGAGACTGGTTTCCCAACTTCTCTCATCGATCTCTTCGTTAAGAATCGCCATCGTCTCAAGAAATCCTCTTCAAAGCGCAACAGCAAAGCCCAGACACAAACCGCTCATACGACACGACCGCGTGTCTTGTCTCCGCCTCTTCCTCAGAAACTTGATCCAGCGTCGGTTACGGAGGATCTCACGGCGAGTAAGATCGATGAAAGTTTGGTCAATGGCAGCGGTTTGACATCGGAGAATAGGCACGACGGGGACACCAACCACGGCGTCGGAAACGGCGGTAATCGCGGCGGAGGATGTTGCGTTTTGATGGTGGTTGTGCTCGCCTTGAGCACGAAAAAGGTTGCCGTGGGGATCACTATCTCAGCATTCGCCCTCCTCTTCCTCGAGCTAGCAGTGGCGCGTGTATTCACGCTCATCTATCCCTGCTCCGACGCGAAGCTCATAGGGAAGAAGAACGGTGAAGAAAGAAAGAACAAGGTCTCTTTTGAAATCATCGAAAGCTTTCAAGACTCAAGAGATTGCATTGAGGAGATTCAATTTCCTGCTCCGGAGGAGAGAGATGTGGTGTTGACGAAGGAGAAGAGTAAAAGCGCGAAGCTTAAGTCCAAGATCGTGCCGAAGAAGTTGAGGAGTTATAAGAAGAAGAAGAAAGAAAAACAAGAAGCTGAAGGAGTAGAGGTAGAGATAGTTCAGGATGATGATGAGTCTGTGACGGAGGTGTCACGTTTGTATTCCGAGGATAGAATCGAGAGCCAAATATCTGAGAGAGACGAGACTGGTTCGAATCCTCCGAAGTTGCTGGAGAGCTGTGAAGAGGAGGAAGAATCTGGATCAAAAGGGGATCTAACTAAAGTGATTGTTCTGATAGTAATTTCTCTTGCTGGATTGTGTAGCGGGAAAGTCTTAGCCATTGCTTTGACATTGTCTTGGTGTCTGATTCTGAGATTTGTCTGCTGCAAATCTCGAACCAGTCTCTCAACACATCAAAAATAA